In Rhizophagus irregularis chromosome 26, complete sequence, one genomic interval encodes:
- a CDS encoding uncharacterized protein (SECRETED:cutsite_ASA-NP; SECRETED:prob_0.9093); SECRETED:SignalP(1-20), producing the protein MKFASVLIIFLVFVVAIASANPILERRKLGNNVVTTGVKFKDLYESLNNKVKKVEKAYGEAIPSFHKEIKEAAEKDGTDVPEFLEKWNKKYKSLSVQYIAISNAMGKSIDKLGKYIKENS; encoded by the coding sequence atGAAATTCGCATCAGtcttaatcatttttttggtatttgtCGTTGCCATTGCTTCTGCAAACCCCATCCttgaaagaagaaaattagGAAACAACGTAGTTACTACTGGGGTTAAATTCAAGGATTTATATGAAAGCCTTAACAATAAGGTGAAAAAGGTCGAAAAAGCGTACGGTGAAGCAATCCCATCATttcataaagaaataaaagaagcTGCTGAAAAGGATGGAACTGATGTACCagaatttcttgaaaaatggaataaaaaatataagtcACTTTCAGTCCAATATATTGCAATCTCTAATGCCATGGGCAAGAGTATTGATAAACTTggcaaatatataaaagagaATAGTTaa